One genomic segment of Anguilla anguilla isolate fAngAng1 chromosome 2, fAngAng1.pri, whole genome shotgun sequence includes these proteins:
- the LOC118221394 gene encoding DELTA-sagatoxin-Srs1a-like, with the protein MPETAEEFSSQLTTNRNCTIEITNLSSNFCLINPKVYMNSGYTFNPPQPTVRTTKTEVCSFTKKDDTASGSVGVLTYELFHMQNRHCNELIAIMFSVPFDYNFYKNWFGVGIFEHTRKCDEDLYKHMYYQDDPANFVRTESKGSGVEFKGRAAELRANMSNVGRAIIKLEVYDRMA; encoded by the exons ATGCCTGAGACTGCAGAGGaattttcttcacaactgaCCACCAACCGAAACTGCACCATCGAAATCACCAATCTCAGCAGTAACTTCTGTTTGATCAACCCTAA GGTGTACATGAACAGTGGCTACACCTTCAACCCTCCTCAGCCCACAGTGCGCACCACCAAGACTGAGGTTTGCTCCTTCACCAAGAAGGACGACACAGCCTCTGGAAGCGTGGGGGTCCTAACCTATGAGCTCTTTCACATGCAGAATCGCCACTGCAATGAGCTTATTGCTATCATGTTCTCTGTCCCCTTTGATTACAACTTCTACAAGAACTGGTTTGGGGTGGGAATTTTCGAGCACACCCGTAAATGTGATGAGGATCTCTACAAGCACATGTACTACCAAGATGACCCAGCCAACTTTGTCCGTACTGAGAGCAAAGGTTCTGGGGTGGAGTTCAAGGGGCGAGCAGCGGAACTGAGGGCCAACATGTCAAATGTGGGCAGGGCCATCATTAAGTTGGAGGTGTATGATAGGATGGCCTGA